In one window of Vibrio pelagius DNA:
- a CDS encoding CobW family GTP-binding protein: MTNRVPTNIITGFLGVGKTTAILNLLKNKPENENWAVLVNEFGEIGIDGALMTDQGAMIKEVPGGCMCCTAGVPMSVGINALLRQKPDRLLIEPTGLGHPKQVIATLTSEQYTPYVDLKATLGLVDPRYLSDEKYTSNQNFNDQLDSADVIIGTKVDLVHSEDIDTFNDWVTNQSPAKVFHKLIHDGEVPLEVLDIERVRGGASFGIEAHHHEHAELEPQFELPPGEDFIRKENKGQGYFSCGWLFGAEHKFDFDQLFSMLSALQAERVKAVVNTDQGCFAFNVANQVVSVNEISLDGFESRLEVIDSQLMPWADLEQVLLKLCGLK; this comes from the coding sequence ATGACGAACAGAGTTCCTACCAATATTATTACTGGCTTTCTCGGGGTGGGTAAAACGACCGCGATTCTCAATTTGCTGAAGAACAAACCAGAGAACGAAAACTGGGCAGTATTGGTTAACGAATTTGGTGAAATTGGGATCGATGGCGCGCTGATGACTGATCAGGGTGCAATGATTAAAGAGGTTCCGGGGGGATGTATGTGTTGCACGGCAGGTGTTCCTATGTCTGTTGGGATCAATGCGTTACTTCGTCAAAAGCCTGATCGTCTTCTGATTGAGCCAACCGGCCTAGGGCATCCTAAACAAGTGATTGCTACGTTGACCTCTGAGCAATACACACCTTATGTTGATCTAAAAGCGACATTAGGTTTGGTTGACCCACGTTATCTTTCAGACGAAAAATACACATCAAATCAAAATTTTAATGACCAGTTAGACAGTGCAGATGTGATTATTGGCACCAAGGTGGATCTTGTTCACTCTGAGGACATCGATACCTTTAATGATTGGGTGACGAATCAATCTCCGGCTAAGGTGTTCCATAAACTGATCCATGATGGCGAAGTGCCGCTTGAAGTGTTAGACATCGAGCGTGTTCGCGGCGGCGCATCGTTTGGAATTGAAGCGCATCATCATGAACATGCTGAACTAGAGCCTCAGTTTGAGCTTCCACCGGGTGAAGATTTCATTCGCAAAGAGAACAAAGGGCAGGGCTACTTTAGCTGTGGTTGGCTGTTTGGCGCTGAACACAAATTTGATTTCGACCAGCTATTTTCTATGCTTTCAGCACTCCAAGCTGAAAGGGTAAAAGCGGTAGTAAACACGGATCAGGGCTGTTTCGCATTTAACGTAGCTAATCAAGTGGTCTCAGTTAATGAAATCAGCTTAGATGGCTTTGAATCTCGTCTAGAGGTGATCGACTCGCAACTCATGCCTTGGGCAGACCTTGAACAGGTATTGCTCAAACTTTGCGGCCTGAAATAG
- a CDS encoding DEAD/DEAH box helicase — translation MSFSSQGFAPELVKALTECGYEKLTPIQQKAIPMARKGHDIFATAQTGTGKTAAFSLPVIQHLLNSGNKASRGTARALILAPTRELVAQIAQNIKDYVKYTELSVAAVYGGNKMSSQVRQLDLGVDILVATPGRLEEHLEEGNVSISNLEFLVFDEADRILDMGFINAVRKIMMDVETSPQIMMFSATTSTQLNQLSVDILRKPKRISVERENSTAATVGHVVYPVDQERKTELLSELIGRKNWRQVLVFVNYKETANEVVKELKLDGIKAVLCHGDKAQSARRRALDDFKEGKARVMVATDVAARGLDIEDLPHVINYDMPFLAEDYVHRIGRTGRAGKQGHAVSFVNREEELTVVQVEKLIQQRIRRVEQPGYEPKKRDAYIEKLNTKSAYKNRQGRRNNANEEKPDQANAERRLAMMKRIKNRRK, via the coding sequence ATGTCATTTTCCTCTCAAGGTTTTGCTCCTGAACTCGTAAAAGCGCTGACTGAGTGTGGTTATGAAAAACTCACACCTATTCAACAAAAAGCGATCCCAATGGCGCGTAAAGGCCATGATATTTTTGCTACGGCACAAACGGGTACGGGCAAAACAGCTGCGTTTTCATTACCTGTCATTCAGCACTTGTTGAACAGTGGCAACAAAGCATCACGCGGTACGGCTCGTGCTTTGATCCTTGCGCCAACACGTGAACTGGTTGCTCAAATCGCACAGAACATCAAAGACTACGTTAAGTACACCGAGCTGAGCGTAGCGGCGGTTTACGGTGGTAATAAGATGTCATCACAGGTTCGCCAGTTAGATCTGGGTGTGGATATTCTTGTTGCAACTCCGGGTCGTTTAGAAGAGCACCTAGAAGAGGGCAATGTTTCTATCTCTAATCTTGAGTTCCTGGTTTTTGATGAAGCAGACCGTATTCTCGATATGGGTTTCATCAATGCGGTACGCAAGATCATGATGGATGTTGAAACCTCCCCGCAGATCATGATGTTCTCAGCGACAACTTCAACGCAATTAAACCAGCTTTCAGTTGATATTCTACGCAAGCCAAAGCGCATTAGCGTGGAGCGTGAAAACTCAACGGCAGCAACGGTTGGTCATGTGGTTTACCCTGTAGACCAAGAGCGTAAAACTGAATTGCTTTCTGAGCTGATTGGCCGTAAAAACTGGCGCCAAGTACTTGTGTTTGTGAACTACAAAGAGACAGCAAACGAAGTCGTTAAAGAGCTTAAGCTTGACGGTATCAAAGCGGTATTGTGCCACGGTGATAAAGCACAAAGTGCTCGTCGTCGTGCGCTGGATGATTTCAAAGAAGGCAAAGCTCGTGTGATGGTAGCAACAGACGTTGCAGCTCGTGGTCTAGATATCGAAGACTTACCGCACGTAATCAACTATGACATGCCATTCCTAGCAGAAGACTACGTTCACCGAATTGGTCGTACGGGTCGTGCTGGTAAACAAGGTCATGCCGTCTCTTTTGTTAACCGTGAAGAAGAACTGACGGTTGTACAAGTAGAGAAACTGATTCAACAACGCATTCGTCGCGTAGAGCAGCCGGGTTACGAGCCTAAAAAGCGTGATGCTTACATTGAGAAGCTAAACACCAAATCGGCTTATAAGAATCGCCAAGGTCGCAGAAACAATGCGAATGAAGAGAAACCAGACCAAGCAAATGCTGAGCGCCGTCTAGCGATGATGAAACGCATTAAGAATCGTCGTAAGTAA
- a CDS encoding LysE family translocator → MDSALLLAFIPTFFFVSITPGMCMTLALTLGMSIGYRRTLWMMVGELVGVGVVSVAAVLGIASIMLNYPWLFTGFKFVGAAYLFYLGVQMWRSKGKLAITADTQNQATGNDWDLVVQGFVTAIANPKGWAFMISLLPPFINSSKALVPQLSLLVSIILVSEFVCMTLYATGGKSLKHLLGQADNVRLMNRIAGTLMMGVGVWLFVS, encoded by the coding sequence ATGGACAGCGCACTACTATTGGCTTTCATCCCCACATTTTTCTTTGTCTCAATTACCCCTGGGATGTGTATGACGTTGGCTCTGACGCTCGGGATGAGCATCGGATATCGTCGTACTCTCTGGATGATGGTTGGCGAATTGGTTGGTGTCGGGGTTGTGTCTGTGGCAGCGGTGCTCGGTATCGCTTCCATTATGCTCAACTACCCGTGGTTGTTTACTGGTTTTAAGTTCGTTGGTGCCGCGTACCTGTTTTACCTGGGCGTTCAAATGTGGCGCTCGAAAGGCAAACTGGCGATAACCGCTGATACTCAAAACCAAGCAACGGGTAATGATTGGGATTTGGTGGTTCAAGGCTTCGTTACAGCCATCGCGAATCCCAAAGGCTGGGCATTCATGATTTCGCTGTTGCCGCCTTTCATTAATAGCTCTAAGGCTTTGGTCCCTCAACTATCTCTCTTAGTTTCTATTATCTTGGTGTCCGAGTTTGTGTGTATGACGTTATACGCGACAGGCGGTAAAAGCTTAAAACACCTTCTTGGTCAAGCAGACAATGTTCGTTTAATGAATCGTATTGCTGGCACCTTGATGATGGGTGTCGGTGTGTGGTTGTTTGTGAGTTGA
- a CDS encoding PhoX family protein, which yields MSKETFDSRRFNKSDNKPFEEVLEASLSRRSILKGGLGISAMTAFGAFGLAGHSAPAAAASHASSAKSSAKLAFESVKGSLTDSVVVPKGYVAQVLVPWGTPLNKQGNAWLEDGKNTSDDQANALGMHHDGMHFFPLDGNSNDGLLVINHEYIDQKALHPNGPTYQDSARTSIDEVRKEINAHGVSVVRVKLEGNQWVMVDNDPLNRRYTGVTTMDLSGPVAHSELVKTKYSPDGSQARGTLNNCGNGYTPWGTYLTCEENWPGYFVNKGQTTTAQERIGIATDKTRYGWDTLAGSAEERLDEFARFDVTPNGKSAKDDYRNEAHGHGYIVEIDPYTANSRAKKRTALGCFRHEGCTFGKVTEGQPVVFYSGHDSRFEYLYKFVSDAKWDPKDAKPENRLAAGDKYMDKGTLYVARFNEDGTGSWLPLTLNSMTAKGGKLSDTFNSQAELIVNTAGAADLVGATPMDRPEWCAVDPMTGTAYLTLTNNTKRKEANSANPRINNKFGHVIRWDEGKTADAFQWDIFVFGSPAVSDPKINRSGLNDMNQFASPDGLAFDGRGILWIQTDNGADEVTQYTNDQMLAVVPSQLTDSNGDHAVVGTENQTQLKRFFVGPNGCEVTGFTISPDYKSLFVNIQHPANWPMSDDATAETKGKVRPRAATVVIRREDGGEIAV from the coding sequence ATGAGCAAGGAAACATTCGATAGCCGTCGCTTTAACAAGAGTGATAACAAACCCTTTGAAGAAGTACTAGAAGCGAGCCTATCTCGTCGCAGTATTCTTAAAGGTGGTTTAGGTATCAGTGCAATGACGGCATTTGGTGCTTTCGGCTTAGCAGGCCATAGTGCACCCGCTGCAGCGGCATCTCATGCATCGTCAGCAAAGAGCAGCGCAAAGCTTGCTTTTGAATCTGTAAAAGGATCTCTGACCGACAGTGTCGTTGTGCCTAAAGGTTACGTAGCACAGGTGCTTGTACCTTGGGGAACACCATTGAACAAACAAGGTAATGCATGGCTTGAAGATGGCAAAAACACCAGCGACGACCAAGCAAACGCACTCGGCATGCACCACGATGGCATGCACTTCTTCCCGCTAGACGGCAACAGCAACGATGGCCTACTGGTTATCAACCACGAATACATCGACCAGAAAGCGCTGCACCCAAATGGCCCTACATACCAAGATAGCGCTCGCACTAGCATTGATGAAGTACGTAAAGAGATCAACGCACATGGTGTGAGTGTGGTTCGCGTTAAGCTAGAGGGCAACCAATGGGTTATGGTCGACAACGATCCACTCAACCGCCGCTACACAGGCGTGACGACAATGGATCTTTCCGGTCCTGTTGCTCACTCAGAGTTGGTAAAAACCAAATACTCTCCTGATGGAAGCCAGGCTCGCGGAACTCTCAATAACTGTGGTAACGGCTACACACCTTGGGGCACATACCTTACATGTGAAGAGAATTGGCCGGGTTACTTTGTTAACAAGGGTCAAACCACCACAGCGCAAGAGCGTATCGGTATTGCGACAGATAAAACACGTTACGGCTGGGATACACTAGCTGGCAGTGCTGAAGAGCGACTAGACGAATTCGCGCGCTTTGATGTAACTCCTAACGGCAAGTCAGCCAAAGATGACTACCGTAACGAGGCACATGGTCACGGCTACATCGTTGAGATCGACCCATACACTGCTAATTCACGTGCGAAGAAGCGCACTGCACTGGGTTGTTTCCGTCACGAAGGCTGTACGTTTGGCAAGGTAACCGAAGGTCAGCCAGTTGTATTTTACTCTGGTCACGATTCTCGCTTCGAATATCTTTACAAGTTCGTTTCTGACGCGAAATGGGATCCAAAAGATGCGAAGCCAGAGAACCGTCTTGCTGCCGGAGACAAATACATGGATAAAGGCACACTCTATGTGGCTCGATTCAATGAAGACGGTACAGGCTCTTGGCTTCCACTAACGCTTAATAGCATGACTGCGAAAGGTGGTAAGCTGTCCGACACATTCAACTCTCAAGCTGAGTTGATTGTAAATACCGCTGGTGCTGCTGACCTTGTTGGTGCAACTCCGATGGATCGCCCTGAGTGGTGTGCGGTTGACCCAATGACTGGCACGGCTTACCTAACGCTAACCAACAACACTAAGCGTAAAGAAGCGAACTCAGCAAACCCACGTATTAACAACAAGTTTGGCCATGTGATCCGCTGGGATGAAGGCAAAACCGCTGATGCGTTCCAATGGGATATCTTTGTGTTCGGTTCACCGGCCGTTTCAGATCCAAAGATCAATCGATCTGGCCTCAACGATATGAACCAATTCGCCAGCCCTGATGGCTTAGCCTTTGATGGTCGTGGCATTCTTTGGATTCAGACGGATAACGGTGCCGATGAAGTGACTCAGTACACTAACGATCAAATGTTAGCTGTCGTTCCATCTCAGCTCACCGATAGCAATGGTGACCATGCGGTTGTGGGTACGGAAAACCAAACCCAATTGAAGCGTTTCTTTGTTGGTCCAAATGGCTGTGAAGTAACAGGCTTTACCATTAGCCCTGATTACAAGTCACTGTTTGTAAACATTCAGCACCCTGCAAACTGGCCAATGTCTGACGATGCAACCGCTGAGACAAAAGGCAAGGTTCGCCCAAGAGCTGCAACTGTGGTTATCCGTCGTGAAGACGGTGGTGAAATCGCGGTTTAA
- a CDS encoding YggL family protein, which yields MKLDKIENKNRRLRKKLYLGEFAILGFEVSCTTSITDFDQYDVFIDEFIDFIDGIGLCFGGGGLELFEGFVCATERYRSVTEAEQLQVAQWLEARAEVNKVEVSELVDANYL from the coding sequence ATGAAATTAGATAAAATCGAAAACAAGAACCGTCGTCTACGTAAAAAGCTATACCTAGGTGAGTTCGCTATTTTGGGTTTTGAAGTGAGCTGCACAACATCTATTACTGATTTTGACCAGTATGATGTATTCATCGATGAGTTCATTGATTTTATCGATGGTATCGGTTTGTGTTTTGGTGGCGGTGGCCTTGAGCTATTTGAAGGTTTTGTATGCGCAACGGAACGTTACCGCTCAGTAACAGAAGCAGAACAGTTGCAAGTTGCACAATGGCTGGAAGCTCGTGCAGAAGTGAACAAAGTCGAAGTGAGTGAGCTAGTAGACGCGAACTACTTATAA
- a CDS encoding spondin domain-containing protein, with product MNKQKVFGLTFSALALSMSVSTLNAAELDISITNATKGIYFTPILVAAHDSSLFMFRTGETASAELEAMAEGGDISGLSSVITNAGGVVSENPASGILNPGATASLTIDTGDLKYLSLSAMLLPTNDGFVGLDSWKIPEQAGTYKVSLNGYDAGTEANDELAGSMPNPPFITFGSGGTGVETTVSNNKVHIHPGNIGDDNATGGISDLDNSSHRWLNPVATITIEVK from the coding sequence ATGAACAAGCAAAAAGTTTTCGGACTCACATTTTCGGCACTGGCATTGTCTATGTCGGTTTCAACACTTAACGCGGCCGAGTTGGATATCTCTATTACCAATGCGACGAAGGGTATCTACTTTACACCGATTCTAGTCGCTGCTCATGACTCAAGTTTATTTATGTTTAGAACGGGTGAAACGGCCAGTGCTGAATTGGAAGCTATGGCCGAAGGTGGCGATATTTCAGGTCTATCGAGTGTTATTACCAACGCTGGTGGTGTTGTATCGGAAAACCCAGCTAGCGGTATCCTAAACCCTGGGGCAACAGCGTCATTGACTATCGATACTGGCGATCTGAAGTATCTATCTTTGAGTGCAATGCTTCTACCAACCAATGATGGTTTTGTTGGCCTAGATAGTTGGAAAATTCCAGAGCAAGCCGGTACCTACAAAGTTTCACTTAATGGCTATGATGCTGGCACAGAAGCGAATGATGAACTTGCTGGAAGCATGCCAAACCCTCCATTCATTACATTCGGCAGTGGCGGTACGGGTGTAGAGACAACCGTATCAAATAATAAAGTCCATATTCATCCGGGTAACATTGGTGATGACAACGCAACTGGCGGGATTAGTGATCTCGATAACAGCAGCCATCGTTGGTTAAATCCGGTTGCGACGATCACAATTGAAGTGAAATAG
- a CDS encoding spondin domain-containing protein: MKLRILAIAASVGVLAGCPSDDNDHYYRYNVTVTNLTPSQPMSPLAVLSHNGNFELFAIGSSASTELEYLAEGGSNSQLIGLMNSDSNVYQGVSGNGLILPGEGDTVTLTLNYKQAKYLSLASMLVNTNDAFIGESGINIKTLSVGETFTMNMDVWDSGTEANSETAATIPGPAGGGEGFNAARDDSDAVSFHSGVVSQDDGLTVSTLSASHRFLNPGARLSITRIE, translated from the coding sequence ATGAAATTACGTATTTTAGCCATAGCTGCTTCTGTGGGGGTGCTCGCAGGTTGCCCAAGCGATGACAATGATCACTATTATCGCTACAACGTGACGGTAACGAATTTGACGCCAAGTCAACCAATGTCGCCGCTAGCTGTATTAAGCCACAATGGTAACTTTGAGCTGTTTGCTATTGGGTCAAGCGCGTCAACTGAACTCGAATATTTAGCGGAAGGCGGAAGTAACTCTCAGCTAATCGGTCTGATGAACAGTGATAGTAATGTTTACCAAGGTGTGTCGGGTAATGGACTGATTTTGCCGGGTGAGGGTGACACCGTCACATTGACTCTGAACTATAAACAAGCTAAGTATCTTTCATTAGCCTCTATGCTAGTGAATACCAATGACGCGTTTATCGGTGAATCTGGTATCAATATCAAAACCTTGTCTGTCGGTGAGACCTTTACCATGAATATGGATGTGTGGGATTCAGGTACTGAGGCAAACAGCGAAACCGCAGCGACAATACCTGGACCAGCAGGTGGCGGTGAAGGGTTTAATGCAGCTCGTGATGATTCTGATGCCGTCTCATTTCACTCTGGTGTGGTTAGCCAAGATGATGGTTTAACTGTATCGACCTTGAGTGCATCTCATCGTTTCTTAAACCCCGGTGCTCGTCTGTCTATTACTCGAATAGAGTAG
- a CDS encoding response regulator transcription factor has protein sequence MESTANKMTAQILLVEDDNDLAELVTMHLRFQGQEVCRVASIGEAKSAYQENDFDLVVLDRGLPDGDGVEFCRSVRKEKDWTPMLMLTARDSEMDKVSGLEAGLDDYITKPFSVLEFQARVRNVLRRISHEDLPAQPTSPQQHTMSFGPLVIDTELHQVVLDGREVSLTAMEFSLLSFLATKPGRVYSKDQLLDHVWNTHHAGYHHTVCSTVNRLRSKLATQDGEQNYIQTVWGVGYKFHSKQL, from the coding sequence ATGGAATCGACAGCAAACAAAATGACAGCGCAGATACTACTGGTTGAAGATGATAACGATCTCGCCGAATTAGTGACAATGCACTTGCGCTTTCAGGGGCAAGAAGTGTGCAGAGTCGCCAGTATTGGAGAGGCAAAGTCTGCCTATCAAGAAAACGATTTTGATCTAGTCGTGCTTGATCGCGGCCTACCCGATGGAGATGGCGTGGAGTTTTGTCGCTCTGTGAGAAAAGAGAAAGATTGGACGCCAATGCTGATGTTGACCGCTCGTGATAGTGAGATGGACAAAGTCTCAGGGTTAGAAGCCGGCTTAGATGATTATATTACCAAGCCGTTCAGTGTCCTAGAGTTTCAAGCGCGAGTACGCAATGTGCTCCGAAGAATCAGTCACGAAGACCTTCCAGCTCAACCAACCTCTCCGCAACAACATACGATGTCTTTTGGTCCACTGGTTATTGATACTGAGCTTCACCAAGTCGTGTTAGATGGAAGAGAGGTCTCTTTGACGGCTATGGAGTTCTCCTTGTTGTCATTTTTAGCAACCAAGCCTGGGCGTGTGTACAGCAAAGATCAGCTTTTGGACCATGTGTGGAACACTCACCATGCTGGATACCATCACACTGTGTGTAGCACCGTAAATCGTCTGCGCAGTAAGTTAGCTACTCAAGACGGTGAACAAAACTATATTCAGACGGTGTGGGGTGTTGGATATAAGTTTCACTCTAAGCAGCTATAA
- a CDS encoding sensor histidine kinase has translation MSFKSRLMAFTSLWFLLASVAIGFTYHWQKQTIEQRTKQSLHKDLARHMRDDNPLMVGTDYNPVALKSIFHTLMLIGPDFEIYFLDAQGKITTHAAPEGTEMMEYVDLEPIQRFLANEAYPILGEDPRTPTDPKVFSVAAIQELGSTVGYLYVLIGSNRHAVISDAQVDSSYIVLAALVLISILGFAVGAYILVKRSLLNPIEEVTDKLQQQAEHDFRLEPDFAKQVPELVPVARSYELMAKHIQQQFLHLEYQSSQRRQTLIQLSHDLKTPLSSVLGYLETWQLQNPQSDPLIDVAYRNSNKLFEQLNSLLDTAKQEKELPTYEYRTIDFNRLLTLCEETFKNQLDAKHIKLNVRIDSAVSIVGEQKLIERLMFNLMENAIRHAPHDGELSIVVEQGTQAKRTRVTIQNEVDTLAAKGSLGIGTRIVQSILMLHHSVLETTKADNTFKQSFYLPSANALGS, from the coding sequence ATGAGCTTCAAGTCTCGATTGATGGCATTCACCAGTCTCTGGTTTTTGCTGGCAAGTGTGGCGATTGGTTTTACATATCATTGGCAAAAACAGACGATCGAGCAGAGGACCAAGCAAAGCTTGCACAAAGACTTGGCGCGCCATATGCGTGATGACAACCCTCTTATGGTCGGGACTGATTATAACCCTGTCGCGCTTAAGAGCATTTTCCATACGTTAATGTTGATTGGCCCAGACTTTGAGATCTACTTTCTCGATGCTCAAGGTAAGATCACCACTCATGCGGCTCCTGAAGGCACTGAGATGATGGAGTATGTTGATTTAGAACCCATCCAACGTTTTCTCGCCAACGAAGCCTATCCAATCTTAGGGGAAGACCCTCGTACGCCGACAGACCCTAAAGTGTTCTCCGTTGCAGCTATTCAAGAGCTAGGCTCAACGGTGGGCTATCTATATGTGTTGATTGGTAGTAATCGCCACGCTGTGATTTCCGATGCCCAAGTTGATTCCTCGTATATTGTACTCGCAGCTTTGGTATTGATATCGATTTTAGGTTTTGCGGTCGGCGCTTACATACTGGTAAAACGAAGTTTGCTTAATCCGATTGAGGAAGTCACCGATAAACTGCAGCAGCAAGCTGAGCATGACTTTAGGCTAGAGCCTGATTTCGCTAAGCAGGTGCCTGAATTAGTGCCTGTAGCGAGGTCTTACGAATTGATGGCCAAACATATACAGCAGCAGTTTCTGCACCTTGAATATCAATCCTCACAACGTCGCCAAACATTAATCCAATTAAGTCATGATCTAAAAACACCACTGTCTAGCGTATTGGGTTACTTAGAAACGTGGCAGCTACAGAATCCACAATCTGATCCATTGATTGATGTTGCGTATCGAAACAGCAATAAATTGTTCGAGCAACTTAACTCGCTGCTAGACACAGCAAAACAAGAGAAAGAGCTGCCGACCTATGAATACCGGACGATTGATTTCAATCGTTTACTGACACTGTGTGAGGAAACATTTAAGAATCAGCTCGATGCCAAACATATTAAGCTCAATGTGAGAATCGATAGTGCTGTATCGATCGTCGGGGAACAGAAATTGATCGAGCGATTGATGTTTAATTTGATGGAGAATGCAATTCGTCACGCTCCACACGATGGTGAACTAAGCATTGTTGTCGAGCAAGGTACGCAAGCTAAGCGAACAAGAGTAACCATTCAAAATGAGGTCGACACCCTTGCCGCGAAAGGCTCGCTTGGTATAGGGACTCGCATCGTACAATCTATTCTGATGCTTCATCACAGTGTGCTAGAAACAACAAAGGCAGATAACACCTTTAAACAAAGTTTTTATCTGCCTTCTGCAAACGCTCTTGGGTCTTAG
- a CDS encoding exoribonuclease R: protein MQRDYTLNCLITMPRHELEEFSLRMIHRLVPEDAMNELFTFEQEEVTSEERMQSAKFDAMLRMTAIALGEVNLAFSESENAQQNIDRMTRLLLWHFYSISFNLEEAIAIEVHCEKVESILKNAPKDAFGWVKELTELLHFYAKVNEQKGEQ from the coding sequence ATGCAACGCGATTACACACTTAACTGCCTGATCACCATGCCACGTCATGAGCTTGAAGAGTTCAGCCTAAGAATGATCCATCGTTTAGTACCAGAAGATGCGATGAATGAGCTATTTACCTTTGAGCAAGAAGAAGTGACCAGCGAAGAGCGCATGCAGTCAGCTAAATTTGACGCGATGCTACGAATGACGGCGATTGCTTTAGGTGAAGTCAATTTGGCATTTTCCGAATCAGAGAACGCTCAGCAGAATATTGATCGTATGACCCGTCTTCTGCTTTGGCACTTCTACTCGATCTCATTCAATTTGGAAGAAGCGATCGCAATTGAGGTTCACTGTGAAAAGGTAGAATCGATTTTGAAGAATGCACCGAAAGATGCATTCGGTTGGGTGAAAGAGCTCACCGAACTTCTTCACTTCTACGCAAAAGTGAACGAGCAGAAAGGTGAACAATAA
- a CDS encoding DMT family transporter: MLLGYTSIAVTLMIWASFFLSLKGGANSVLAPADIAMTRFLIPSLALCPLVYKARHAIASVPKIYLIGMFIGCGLPYLLVTSSAMQYVPVAQGSALVPGTLPLFVTMIAVFFFKQPLSHHRIIGFALVIIGIVIFLYTGLSLHTEHSSDSLLGSETLGQLLFLFASLMWAIFTISARVANLNALVVAGLISLMSSILLIALIVVGVLPSYLYEQSMTQWPVNELLTHSAIQGVGAGIIAAATYLYAVQTLGAERSAAFGSSTPVIATLLAIPIFQEMPSVSSWISLALICSGSLLASNIFLKKDASLDYRPPKHHA, translated from the coding sequence ATGTTGCTCGGGTACACTTCCATTGCCGTCACTTTAATGATTTGGGCTAGTTTCTTTTTATCTCTAAAAGGAGGGGCTAACTCGGTTTTAGCTCCTGCAGATATCGCAATGACGCGATTTCTCATCCCGTCACTCGCTCTTTGTCCTCTGGTATATAAAGCTCGCCATGCGATAGCATCGGTACCTAAAATCTACCTAATAGGTATGTTCATCGGTTGCGGACTACCCTACTTACTGGTTACCAGTTCAGCGATGCAGTATGTGCCTGTTGCTCAAGGCAGTGCGCTCGTACCGGGGACGTTACCACTGTTTGTAACCATGATCGCCGTGTTCTTTTTTAAACAGCCACTCAGCCATCATCGTATTATCGGCTTCGCGCTTGTAATCATCGGTATTGTTATCTTTTTATATACTGGCTTATCTCTGCATACAGAACACAGCAGTGACTCATTACTTGGCTCTGAAACTTTAGGTCAGTTGCTATTCCTGTTTGCCAGTTTGATGTGGGCGATATTCACCATTTCAGCGCGAGTTGCGAATCTGAATGCCCTTGTGGTGGCGGGCTTAATCAGTTTGATGTCGAGCATCCTATTGATAGCTTTAATCGTCGTAGGAGTGCTTCCTAGCTACCTATATGAACAATCGATGACCCAATGGCCAGTCAACGAATTACTTACCCATAGTGCGATTCAGGGTGTGGGAGCTGGAATTATTGCGGCAGCGACTTACTTATATGCGGTACAGACCCTTGGCGCCGAGCGCTCTGCAGCTTTTGGTAGTTCAACGCCGGTTATCGCTACACTACTGGCTATTCCAATCTTCCAAGAAATGCCCAGTGTAAGCAGCTGGATCTCTCTAGCATTAATCTGCAGTGGTAGCCTACTCGCAAGTAATATCTTTCTTAAAAAAGATGCATCACTTGATTACAGGCCCCCAAAGCACCACGCATAA
- a CDS encoding Lrp/AsnC family transcriptional regulator, giving the protein MDRIDKHLLELLQRDGRLTIAELADLVGLSPSPCARRIKRLEQNGIIDSYRVSLSRSHVGIAMSVFVEVSLSNHQEKSINEFEQAIVEMEEVISCHVVSGAYDYLLEVVSENLNAYESFTRKLQRLENVKDIHTHLAIRQVKGNTPLPIYKA; this is encoded by the coding sequence ATGGATCGTATCGATAAACACTTGTTAGAACTATTGCAGCGAGATGGTCGCTTAACCATTGCAGAACTGGCGGATCTCGTCGGGTTGTCTCCGTCTCCTTGTGCTAGAAGAATCAAACGCCTAGAGCAGAATGGCATTATTGATAGCTATCGAGTGAGCTTGTCCCGCAGTCATGTTGGTATTGCAATGAGTGTGTTTGTGGAGGTGAGTCTGAGTAATCACCAAGAGAAATCAATCAACGAGTTTGAGCAAGCCATTGTGGAGATGGAAGAGGTGATCAGCTGTCATGTTGTCTCTGGTGCGTATGACTATTTATTGGAAGTGGTTAGTGAAAACCTAAATGCGTACGAGTCGTTTACTCGGAAGTTGCAGCGTTTAGAGAACGTAAAAGATATCCATACCCACTTAGCAATCAGGCAGGTTAAAGGGAATACACCGTTACCTATTTATAAGGCGTAA